One stretch of Opisthocomus hoazin isolate bOpiHoa1 chromosome 18, bOpiHoa1.hap1, whole genome shotgun sequence DNA includes these proteins:
- the EMILIN3 gene encoding EMILIN-3, with protein MRRALRRRGALLACLCLGTLLALADAKGAFYPPPAAPLPYGGRYSLYTAGSSPQLGPGKPVGKHKSYCAYVVQRNVTCTLQDGAESYVKAEYHKCSWGPKCPGKVLYRTFFRPRYKIGYKTVTELAWRCCPGFMGEGCHDSPTDQPGLLPQHPSPKMPPGQKMFPIPRLPPHPKSHPDLFPGPKKNQYGRKLPGLYGDRLDRLEEEVRRLSQSYDSLHTMVSGLGDRLRLAIQEDTTKMIGSLMNSPGTPDSTVGFGIIPDGLVDAADKAEIATYSPVGEILTKVTEVSDVLKTKADLLHEVRGMVLDHDGQIKHLLESARPSPLTSIDLLEEYVDTRLSNLRGELLDGFEKKLGKIQTTCDFRIQEVRQQCEEEKAANLRLQQTLDGKELEIKKEISQLETQIQGLTVVESCCSNLDYLSDRMNILEKGLHSISESQKNLHSRLDGEISTVTLGNLFEGRFEDLEARLNATERETGSCCSGIEDNMRGTVVAEVDGMRTAFEDKMQTLEDRFMTVVGELNNVSSAMGTDGAVVPVLEGELASMRKRTDETLEVLQNRLITLESTCSLGCTSASKDVETFRTEIEDCQNRNQDLLLRMDSNYDLLRKLNATILEIQRRIEEEASGALQGEITLLKINLNTVSKSLTGLKDSVSQYSDTMMHVNSSLDEHERKIEDEVHSIQEKINDQGSQLFFSNRRVLNLKGDLERLKARIISDLSSCKSVAHDLQREIAHFDDRVARVESVCGRLGAVMGSLDGIRDELEKHTGSLWDYMDHMNGTLATHSQEITGLKDNLLDCQAKVSELAEQVGHLEEQAEGKQH; from the exons atgcggcgggcgctgcgccggcGCGGGGCTCTGCTCGCCTGCCTCTGCCTGGGGACGCTGCTGGCCCTCGCCGACGCCAAGGGAGCCTTCtacccgccccccgccgccccgctgccctaCGGCGGCAGGTACAGCCTCTACACGGCCGGCTCCAGCCCGCAGCTCGGCCCCGGCAAGCCCGTGGGCAAGCACAA GAGCTACTGTGCCTACGTGGTGCAGCGCAACGTGACGTGCACGCTGCAGGACGGAGCCGAGAGCTACGTCAAGGCCGAGTACCACAAGTGCAGCTGGGGACCCAAGTGCCCGGGGAAAGTGCT GTACCGCACCTTCTTCAGACCCAGATACAAGATTGGCTACAAGACAGTGACTGAGCTGGCCTGGAGGTGCTGCCCGGGCTTCATGGGAGAAGGGTGCCATGACAGCCCGACCGACCAACCTGGCCTCCTGCCCCAACATCCCAGCCCTAAAATGCCTCCTGGGCAAAAGATGTTTCCAATCCCCAGACTTCCTCCCCATCCAAAAAGCCACCCTGACCTGTTTCCAGGACCAAAGAAGAATCAGTATG GCAGGAAGCTGCCCGGCCTCTACGGGGACCGCCTGGATCGGCTGGAAGAGGAGGTGAGACGCCTTTCCCAGTCCTACGACAGCCTGCACACCATGGTGAGTGGCCTGGGGGACCGCCTGCGGCTGGCCATCCAGGAGGACACCACCAAGATGATCGGCTCCCTGATGAACAGCCCCGGCACGCCTGACTCGACGGTGGGCTTTGGCATCATTCCCGATGGCCTGGTGGATGCGGCGGACAAAGCCGAGATCGCCACGTACTCTCCCGTGGGGGAGATCCTGACCAAAGTGACGGAGGTGAGCGACGTGCTGAAAACCAAGGCAGACTTGCTGCACGAGGTACGCGGCATGGTCCTGGACCACGATGGGCAGATCAAGCATCTTCTGGAGTCAGCCCGGCCCTCGCCCCTcacctccatcgacctgctggaGGAGTATGTGGACACGCGGCTGAGTAACCTGCGTGGAGAGCTGCTCGACGGCTTTGAGAAGAAGCTGGGGAAGATCCAGACCACATGCGATTTCCGGATCCAGGAGGTGCGGCAGCAGTGCGAGGAGGAGAAAGCGGCCAACCTGCGGCTGCAGCAGACGCTGGATGGGAAGGAGTTAGAGATCAAGAAAGAGATCTCCCAGCTGGAGACCCAGATCCAAGGGCTGACGGTGGTGGAAAGCTGCTGCAGTAATCTGGACTACCTCAGCGATCGCATGAACATCCTCGAGAAAGGCCTCCACAGCATCTCTGAGTCCCAGAAGAACTTGCACTCACGGCTGGATGGAGAAATCTCCACTGTCACCCTAGGGAACCTTTTTGAAGGGCGCTTTGAGGACCTGGAAGCCAGACTCAATGCTACAGAGAGAGAAacggggagctgctgctctggtaTAGAGGACAACATGAGAGGTACAGTGGTAGCAGAGGTGGATGGCATGAGGACTGCCTTTGAAGACAAAATGCAGACCCTGGAGGACAGGTTCATGACCGTCGTGGGGGAGCTGAACAATGTCAGTTCTGCCATGGGAACGGACGGAGCAGTGGTGCCCGTGCTGGAGGGGGAGCTTGCTAGCATGAGGAAACGGACAGACGAGACACTGGAGGTGTTGCAGAATCGCCTCATCACGCTGGAAAGCACTTGTTCCCTGGGCTGCACCTCCGCCTCTAAAGATGTGGAGACCTTCCGGACAGAGATCGAAGACTGTCAGAACAGGAACCAGGACCTGCTCCTCCGCATGGACAGCAATTACGACCTCCTGCGCAAGCTGAACGCCACCATCCTGGAGATCCAGCGGCGAATCGAGGAGGAAGCGTCAGGGGCTTTGCAAGGTGAGATCACCTTGCTAAAGATCAACCtcaacaccgtgagcaagtctcTGACCGGGCTCAAGGACTCTGTCTCCCAGTACTCGGACACCATGATGCACGTCAACTCCTCTCTGGATGAGCACGAGCGGAAGATCGAGGACGAGGTCCACTCCATCCAGGAGAAAATCAACGACCAAGGCTCCCAGCTCTTCTTCAGCAACAGGCGTGTCCTGAACCTCAAGGGAGACTTGGAGCGACTCAAAGCCAGGATCATCAGCGACCTGAGCTCCTGCAAGAGCGTGGCCCACGACCTGCAGCGGGAGATCGCTCACTTTGATGACCGGGTGGCCCGAGTAGAAAGTGTCTGTGGCAGGCTGGGTGCCGTCATGGGGAGCCTGGACGGCATCAGGGACGAACTGGAGAAACACACGGGCAGTCTGTGGGACTACATGGATCACATGAACGGGACCCTGGCTACCCACTCTCAGGAAATAACGGGACTGAAGGACAACCTGCTCGACTGCCAAGCCAAGGTCTCCGAGCTGGCCGAGCAGGTCGGCCACTTGGAAGAGCAGGCGGAGGGGAAGCAGCATTAG
- the LPIN3 gene encoding LOW QUALITY PROTEIN: phosphatidate phosphatase LPIN3 (The sequence of the model RefSeq protein was modified relative to this genomic sequence to represent the inferred CDS: substituted 1 base at 1 genomic stop codon), whose amino-acid sequence MNYVGQLAETVFVTMKELYRGLNPATLTGCIDVVVVRQPDNSFQCSPFHVRFGKLGVLRSREKVVDIEINGEPVDLHMKLGDNGEAFFIQESEVNEGSIPSRLCTSPIPREESPEGPAQPSHGHEASSAEGTLHKRRRRRRKPKQREVLDSALEGCEETKSKVSVEEPCKLPAPGDSVYFSFADLPEEETGSLQSPEVHPYSDGELASMDSPTLSHPSSPKSDSELEIRLLESFALGAESCMQWTWGRLPQVNKSERAEPPKSTKTFANAATTISVTPVPVDEATHLAATSESLGGGPSPVEHQAAPCSSAVSAVEPAPIPWGRNSLPRLKDIPSAVGAESSLEASSVPKEKQEGGGSIVPEVQPDVKPFEGAAAPRQVGWEGLEFQLESQRRRGSIKRSPHLGPSDIYLEDLSNLDEEQAALYFPRSDTEQSSKPVADPSSSLCVQLLPDLPADSPMGSNSDLMPAVALSLCGGLGGSRQISHEKFMEHVVSYQQFAENPGLIDDPNLVILINKKYYNWAVAAPMVLSLQAFQRNIPESTIDRLVKEKMPKKGSRWWFSWRRREFPAEEVSAVQPRPGTASAGTLQHDSAQQGXEEVSTSDDEPRHPGAMLAVDAPAQKSQPAYKKSLRLSSEQIGRLNLQDGPNEVAFSVTTQYQGTCRCEATIYLWNWDDKVVISDIDGTITKSDALGHILPHLGKDWTHHGIVTLFHKIHLNGYKFLYCSARAIGMAHVTKGYLKWVNEQGCALPKGPILLAPSSLFSAFHREVIEKKPEVFKIACLMDIQNLFATKLPFYAAFGNRANDVYAYKQVGLPESRIFTVNPKGELIQELTKNHKSTYERLSELVELIFPPLGQSGSVALVCPEYSHFAYWRSPLPAVDLEAFS is encoded by the exons ATGAACTACGTGGGGCAGCTTGCTGAGACCGTCTTCGTCACCATGAAGGAGCTGTACCGGGGTCTGAACCCTGCCACCCTGACGGGCTGCATTGATGTGGTCGTGGTGAGGCAGCCCGATAACTCTTTCCAGTGCTCCCCATTCCATGTGCGCTTTGGGAAGCTGGGTGTGCTGCGCTCCAGGGAGAAGGTG GTTGACATTGAAATCAATGGGGAGCCTGTGGACCTGCATATGAAGCTGGGTGACAACGGAGAGGCATTCTTCATCCAGGAGTCAGAGGTGAATGAG GGCAGCATCCCCTCCCGCCTCTGCAcgtcccccatccccagggaggaGAGCCCAGAGGGTCCCGCTCAGCCCTCTCACGGGCACGAGGCCTCCAGCGCTGAGGGGACCCTGCACAAGAGGAGGCGACGCAGGAGGAAGCCCAAGCAGAGGGAGGTGTTGGACTCAGCgttagaaggctgcgaggagaccaaAAGCAAGGTGTCTGTGGAGGAGCCATGCAAGCTGCCAGCCCCCGG TGATTCAGTGTATTTCTCCTTCGCTGATCTCCCTGAAGAAGAAACTGGGTCGTTGCAGTCCCCAGAGGTGCATCCTTACTCTGACGGGGAGCTGGCCTCCATGGACAG CCCCACCCTGAGCCATCCTTCTTCTCCCAAAAGTGACTCTGAGCTGGAGATCAGACTGCTGGAGAGTTTTGCTCTAGGAGCTGAATCCTGCATGCAGTGGACCTGGGGAAGGCTCCCTCAG GTGAATAAATCGGAGCGAGCTGAACCACCTAAGTCCACAAAGACCTTTGCTAATGCAGCAACTACTATCTCTGTGACACCAGTCCCAGTGGATGAGGCAACCCATCTTGCTGCCACCTCTGAAAGTCTGGGAGGAGGTCCAAGCCCAGTGGAACATCAGGCTGCACCTTGTTCCTCCGCCGTGTCTGCTGTTGAACCAGCACCCATACCCTGGGGTAggaacagcctccccaggctgaaGGACATCCCCAGTGCCGTGGGGGCAGAGAGCTCACTGGAGGCCTCCTCAGTCCCAAAAGAGAAACAGGAGGGAGGCGGGAGCATTGTGCCAGAGGTTCAGCCAGATGTGAAGCCCTTTGAGGGAGCTGCTGCTCCAAGGCAGGTGGGCTGGGAGGGCCTGGAGTTCCAGCTGGAAAGCCAGAGGAGACGAG GATCCATCAAAAGAAGCCCTCACTTGGGTCCCAGTGACATTTACCTGGAAGACCTCTCCAACCTGGATGAGGAGCAGGCGGCTCTCTATTTCCCCAGGAG TGACACAGAGCAAAGTTCAAAGCCTGTAGCAGACCCCAGCAGCTCTCTGTGTGTGCAGCTGCTGCCTGACTTGCCTGCTGACAGCCCCATGGGCTCCAACTCTGATTTGATGCCGGCAGTTGCCCTCTCGCTGTGTGGAGGCCTTGGGGGCAGCAGGCAGATCTCTCATG AGAAGTTCATGGAGCATGTGGTCTCCTACCAGCAGTTTGCTGAGAATCCAGGACTCATCGATGACCCGAACCTGGTGATACTGATCAACAAGAA GTATTACAACTGGGCAGTGGCTGCTCCCATGGTCCTGTCCCTGCAGGCTTTCCAGAGGAACATTCCTGAG AGCACCATCGACCGCCTGGTGAAGGAGAAGATGCCAAAGAAGGGCAGCAGGTGGTGGTTCTCCTGGAGGAGGAGAGAATTCCCAGCAGAGGAGGTGTCTGCAGTG cagccgaGGCCAGGGACAGCCAGCGCCGGGACGCTGCAGCACGACTCTGCTCAGCAGGGGTGA gaggaggtgtcaACCAGTGATGATGAGCCCCGGCACCCTGGAGCCATGTTAGCAGTGGATGCCCCTGCACAGAAATCTCAGCCAGCCTACAAGAAATCCCTGCGACTCTCCTCTGAACAAATC GGAAGGCTGAACCTGCAGGACGGCCCCAACGAGGTGGCGTTCAGCGTGACAACTCAGTACCAGGGCACGTGCCGCTGCGAGGCCACCATCTACCTGTGGAACTGGGACGACAAGGTGGTGATCTCGGACATTGACGGCACCATCACCAA GTCGGATGCTCTTGGGCACATCTTGCCACATCTGGGAAAAGACTGGACTCATCATGGGATTGTTACGCTCTTTCACAAAATCCACCT GAATGGCTACAAGTTCCTCTACTGCTCAGCCAGAGCGATTGGCATGGCTCATGTCACCAAAGGCTACCTCAAATGGGTCAACGAGCAAGGCTGTGCGCTCCCCAAGGGCCCCATCCTGCTCGCCCCCAGCAGCCTCTTCTCTGCCTTCCACAG ggaggtgattgagaaGAAGCCAGAGGTGTTCAAGATCGCCTGCTTGATGGACATCCAAAACCTGTTTGCCACGAAGCTGCCCTTCTACGCGGCCTTCGGGAACAGAGCAAAT GATGTCTACGCTTACAAGCAAGTGGGCCTGCCGGAGAGCCGCATATTCACGGTCAACCCCAAGGGAGAGCTGATCCAGGAGCTCACGAAGAACCACAAGTCAAC GTACGAGCGGCTGTCGGAGCTGGTGGAGCTGATCTTCCCTCCCCTGGGGCAGAGCGGGAGCGTTGCTCTGGTGTGTCCAGAGTACAGCCACTTTGCCTACTGGAGATCTCCACTGCCTGCTGTTGACTTGGAGGCCTTCTCCTGA